One stretch of Deltaproteobacteria bacterium DNA includes these proteins:
- a CDS encoding SAM-dependent DNA methyltransferase: CDAREHDAWPGLDISRARKAADDTRAHAVEQLKQVRYFWKQARWLTERFPEARLRDVEGLVKLVDLAEIEANDWSLTPGRYVGIAPEEEDEDFDFEEAMRDIHVELEDLNAEAVQLAATIKKNFEELGI; encoded by the coding sequence AATGTGACGCCCGTGAACATGACGCTTGGCCCGGGCTCGACATCAGCCGCGCCCGCAAGGCTGCCGACGACACCCGCGCCCATGCCGTGGAGCAGCTTAAGCAGGTACGCTACTTCTGGAAACAGGCCCGCTGGCTCACCGAACGCTTCCCCGAGGCCAGACTGCGCGACGTGGAAGGACTGGTCAAGCTGGTGGACCTGGCCGAGATCGAAGCCAACGACTGGAGCCTCACCCCCGGCCGCTATGTCGGCATCGCACCGGAAGAAGAGGACGAGGATTTCGATTTCGAAGAGGCCATGCGCGACATCCATGTGGAACTGGAGGACCTGAACGCCGAAGCGGTGCAGTTGGCTGCAACCATCAAAAAGAATTTCGAGGAACTGGGGATATGA